One Tripterygium wilfordii isolate XIE 37 chromosome 10, ASM1340144v1, whole genome shotgun sequence DNA segment encodes these proteins:
- the LOC120007027 gene encoding LEAF RUST 10 DISEASE-RESISTANCE LOCUS RECEPTOR-LIKE PROTEIN KINASE-like 1.2, with translation MSQNKLLLAAAFAFLAIHFHVSSSSYYYEYEYYDVKRIPYKCTQSSSCGNILNISYPFRLKGDPPNCGDPNYQLSCENNQTIFSYDSARFLVKAINYNKSTIRIADVGVQDGNCSSRPINSFDSYYAYARHGEYCSSQLYDYPLLYPLAYVSCESPVKSSTYVDAYSPCIIHTNSTNNRRPYHYVLVGNDHTFMELKVSCAIDFVTYTTLDGNYHFSYLDIHKKLVYGIQLSWHEIQCVGCRDGGFCRLENNTIIQSCESNECNCGFRCE, from the exons atgtctcaaaataAGCTTCTCCTTGCTGCCGCCTTTGCCTTTCTTGCTATCCACTTCCATGTTTCCTCTAGCTCCTACTACTATGAGTATGAATACTATGATGTTAAACGCATACCTTACAAGTGTACACAATCTTCTTCATGTGGCAATATCCTCAACAT CTCATACCCATTTCGACTCAAAGGAGATCCACCAAACTGTGGTGATCCCAACTACCAACTCTCTTGCGAAAACAATCAAACTATATTCAGCTACGATTCTGCAAGATTCTTGGTGAAGGCAATCAACTACAACAAAAGTACAATCCGGATTGCTGATGTTGGCGTTCAGGATGGTAATTGCTCCTCCAGACCTATCAATTCTTTCGATTCCTATTACGCATATGCACGACATGGTGAATATTGCTCGTCTCAGCTATATGATTATCCCCTACTCTACCCTCTAGCTTATGTAAGCTGTGAAAGTCCAGTGAAATCTAGCACTTATGTGGATGCTTATTCTCCCTGTATAATCCATACAAATTCAACCAATAACAGAAGACCATATCATTATGTTCTGGTTGGTAATGATCATACGTTTATGGAGTTGAAGGTCTCGTGTGCCATTGATTTCGTCACATACACAACTTTAGATGGAAACTACCACTTTTCTTACTTGGACATCCATAAGAAGCTTGTTTATGGTATTCAACTTTCTTGGCATGAAATTCAATGTGTTGGTTGTAGAGATGGCGGTTTTTGTCGTCTAGAGAACAACACCATTATCCAAAGCTGTGAAAGCAATGAATGCAACTGTGGGTTCCGATGTGAGTAA
- the LOC120007026 gene encoding rust resistance kinase Lr10-like, with translation MPIRYSYSQIRKMSGRFQDKLGEGGYGSVFKGKLRSGRLVAIKVLGKAKSNGQDFINEVATIGRIHHVNVVSLVGFCSDRTKRALVYDFMPKGSLDKYMLSQEGHISLSWKKMYEISLGIARGIEYLHRGCDMQILHFDIKPHNILLDENFVPKLSDFGLAKLCSTDDSIVSVTAARGTIGYIAPELIYKRIGGVSYKADVYSFGMLLMEMLGKRKKLDATTDNNSSQMYFPLWVYHKMVQGKITEVEDATEEEENMIKKMIVVGLWCIQIRHCNRPSMRKAIQMLEGHAENLELPPEPTFNIEQVPAENIEETTNPTWSSLTSVEVSESIKLVIDAN, from the coding sequence ATGCCAATAAGATACTCTTACTCACAAATTAGAAAGATGAGCGGACGTTTTCAAGACAAATTGGGGGAAGGAGGTTATGGCTCTGTCTTCAAAGGAAAACTTAGAAGTGGAAGATTGGTAGCAATTAAGGTGTTGGGCAAAGCAAAAAGTAATGGACAAGACTTTATTAATGAAGTTGCAACCATTGGGAGAATTCACCATGTCAATGTGGTGAGTCTTGTTGGCTTTTGCTCCGACAGAACAAAACGTGCTCTTGTATATGATTTCATGCCCAAAGGCTCTCTTGACAAGTACATGTTGTCTCAAGAGGGGCATATATCCTTAAGTTGGAAGAAAATGTACGAAATTTCTCTCGGGATTGCACGAGGGATTGAATATCTACATCGAGGTTGTGACATGCAGATCCTACACTTTGATATTAAACCTCACAACATCCTTcttgatgaaaattttgttccaaAGCTATCAGATTTTGGTCTTGCTAAATTGTGTTCAACAGATGATAGCATCGTGTCTGTCACTGCAGCAAGAGGAACAATCGGATACATAGCCCCAGAGCTGATCTACAAAAGAATTGGAGGTGTTTCGTACAAAGCCGACGTGTATAGTTTTGGGATGCTATTAATGGAAATGTTAGGGAAACGAAAGAAGCTCGATGCAACAACGGATAATAACTCAAGTCAGATGTACTTTCCTTTGTGGGTTTACCATAAAATGGTGCAAGGAAAGATTACGGAAGTTGAGGATGCCACAGAGGAGGaggaaaatatgattaaaaagATGATAGTAGTAGGATTATGGTGCATACAGATAAGGCATTGCAATCGTCCCTCAATGAGAAAAGCAATCCAAATGCTTGAAGGACATGCAGAAAATTTAGAATTGCCTCCTGAGCCTACTTTTAATATAGAACAAGTGCCAGCAGAGAATATTGAAGAAACTACAAACCCGACATGGTCATCCTTGACATCAGTTGAAGTGTCAGAATCTATAAAATTGGTTATAGATGCAAACTGA